Proteins found in one Perca fluviatilis chromosome 9, GENO_Pfluv_1.0, whole genome shotgun sequence genomic segment:
- the rxfp3.2b gene encoding LOW QUALITY PROTEIN: relaxin family peptide receptor 3.2b (The sequence of the model RefSeq protein was modified relative to this genomic sequence to represent the inferred CDS: inserted 1 base in 1 codon) translates to MQLNETGVQTLAPEPCEQQILLEDNTGNRSSGSTSNLSLHCWLQLLTKESIMDFPGDNASLVVRVMIACVYSIVCALGLVGNSLALYLLHSRYRQKQSSINCFVMGLAITDLQFVLTLPFWAVDTALDFRWPFGRVMCKIISSVTAMNMYASVYFLTAMSVARYYSICSALKMHSRRAAATRAKWTSLGIWAVSLLATLPHAIYSTSVQVSDEELCLVRFPDSGNWDPQFLLGLYQLQKVLLGFLIPLIIITVCYLLLVRLILSRRITGAGGPEVELGRQKRRSKVTKSIVIVVLSFFLCWLPNQALTLWGVLIKFDLVPFSKAFYNAQAYXFPLTVCLAHTNSCLNPVLYCLIRQEFRAGLKELLLNATPSFSSLTHLLHRRAKVAEAPPALVLVQMDV, encoded by the exons ATGCAGCTGAATGAGACTGGAGTTCAAACACTGGCTCCAGAGCCATGTGAGCAGCAGATACTACTGGAGGACAACACTGGAAACCGTAGCAGCGGTTCCACCAGCAACCTGTCGCTGCACTGCTGGCTGCAGCTCCTCACCAAGGAATCTATCATGGATTTTCCAGGAGACAACGCCAGTTTAGTGGTGCGTGTGATGATAGCGTGTGTCTACTCCATAGTCTGTGCGCTCGGGCTGGTAGGAAACTCACTGGCTCTGTATCTGCTGCACTCACGTTACAGGCAGAAGCAATCATCCATCAACTGCTTTGTGATGGGACTGGCTATCACAGACCTCCAGTTTGTTCTGACTTTACCTTTCTGGGCGGTGGACACAGCCCTGGACTTCCGATGGCCGTTTGGCCGTGTGATGTGCAAAATCATCAGCTCTGTCACCGCCATGAACATGTATGCCAGCGTATACTTCCTCACCGCTATGAGCGTGGCACGTTATTACTCTATCTGCTCCGCGCTGAAGATGCACAGCCGACGGGcggcagccactagagccaAGTGGACCAGCCTGGGCATATGGGCTGTCTCTCTGCTGGCCACTCTGCCTCATGCCATCTACTCTACCAGCGTCCAGGTGTCAGATGAGGAGCTGTGCCTGGTGCGCTTCCCGGACTCAGGCAACTGGGATCCACAGTTTCTTTTGGGACTCTACCAGCTGCAAAAGGTCCTGCTGGGTTTCCTTATTCCTCTGATCATAATTACTGTCTGCTACCTGCTGCTAGTCCGCCTAATCCTCAGCCGACGAATCACAGGAGCAGGGGGCCCAGAGGTTGAGCTGGGCCGGCAAAAGCGTCGCTCCAAAGTGACCAAATCCATTGTCATCGTggttctgtctttctttctgtgctGGCTTCCCAATCAGGCCCTGACACTGTGGGGAGTACTAATAAAGTTTGACCTTGTTCCCTTCAGCAAGGCCTTCTACAATGCGCAGGCTT ACTTTCCCCTGACTGTGTGTTTGGCACACACCAACAGCTGCCTCAACCCCGTGCTCTACTGCTTGATTCGCCAAGAGTTTCGGGCAGGGCTCAAGGAACTTCTCCTTAACGCCACGCCATCCTTCAGTAGCCTGACTCATCTGCTGCATCGCAGGGCCAAAGTGGCTGAGGCACCGCCTGCTCTGGTGCTGGTCCAGATGGATGTCTGA